TAAGTCAGTACACAACATGATTATATTATAATTTCCACTTGTGTCTGCAGGGAGTTAAAGGTGAACCAGACGAGTTCAGCAGTTTTCTTCTCAGCATGTGGAGCTTCACACTCTCCCTTTAGACTGTcacaataaaaagaaactaTGAGAATTGAGGAAGTCTCTCAGTTCTGCCTGCAGCACTGAGCCACAGATCAGAGATCAGCTGACTGACgtgttcctctctgtctttatctggAACCTTGTTCGTCAGAACAATGATTAACCTGAGCGAGTTATCAGAGAGGTTAAAGAACGAATCCAGTGTCAGTCGGTCCGGCGGAGAGGAAGCTGCTCTGCACACAGTGAGTTCTGTCATTTGGTAAAAAGTTTAATGGAATGAAAAGCCTGAATGATGAGTCGGACATGTtgaatgcattttcatttgactGTGTAAAAACTGGACTGTGATCGGTGTGGATGAGCAGCACGTTCAGTGAGATATAGATCCAAATGTGCACATAGAAATCCAAATAACAGACGCAGAAAACATCCCTGAAAGTGTCATTTACACgtgcaggttttgtgttttgctgcaaCTCCaatcttttatatttcagtaGAAGATTTCAAAACTAACTGACGAGTAAAAGCTGTTACATCAGCAGATTAGGCAGCTTGACGAGGGTGAGTTAAAGGGGAATTCAAGACAGGAAAAGATGATCCGATCCTCGTCCAAATGTGCATGTGCCTGTTTTCTTAGTTCCTGAAAAGTTAAGTTCTTATTTCAGTAGAGAGAGATGAAGTCCAAAGTACTTTGAGGCCATTTTACAAGAAGTTTTGAGTGAATCagatgtttgcagtgttttttttttcctttaactgaGGATTTCTTGTCAAGAGGGAAACTGCAGACCTGACGTTCCATCACTGATATCCAGTGTTGTTGCTCTTAAGTCACCTGCAAGATTGTTGAGACCAACATCTAAACCCTCTGACGTCTTGTTGTAACTAGCATCGACCAGAAAGCAACCACAAAAAGTCCTGACATGTCATCAGAAAAGTCTGCCAGACATGTTGTAAGCATTTCATCCAAATGTCATGTGTAAAATATCCTTTTTTAAGCGACCAGAGATGGCTGCAAAAAGTCGTGACTTCTCATTAGGAATATTTGGTTTGTTGCCCTGAAGAAGACAGTAAAAGTCCTGACCGGTTGTTAACAAATGGCTGATATCTCGTTAAAgatatctggttttgtttcttaaagACAGCTGCATATCAGATGTTGTTGACGTCTCAAAAATATCAGGCTCAGTTGCAGTTTGTATGTTGAACTTATAAAAAGTGCAGTATGTTGTGTCTCGGCAGGCCAGCAGCCTCCCAGTCTCACAGCCATGGACCCGTTTGACGGCTCGACAGTGACAGAAACGTTGCGGCGGGTTTCAGCCGAGCTGGGCTGCAGTCCGACCTCTGCAGACGTGGCTGCGTACCTCGACAAACACGACAAACTGAGACATCTCAGGGACGAGTTCCTGGTGCCCAGGATAGCAGACCTGCCTCCCTGTGAGTGATAATGCTGATTACATGTCAGCGTTCAGTAGCAGCTCATTTAAGCCTATGAAAATAATTTGCATTAGTTCCTGTttgatgtttctgcagctgatcCTTTGCTGGTCGATGGCACCAAAGAATGCATCTACCTGGTGGGGAACTCACTCGGGCTTCAGCCCAAAAAGGCCCGGAAgtacctggaggaggagctggagaagtgGGCCAAAACGTACGTGTCCGCTCTTAAATTCATCGTTTATCAACATGAGGCGAGTGTTCAGTTACAGTGTGAGATATCAACTCTGCTGCAGGGGCGTCCACGGTCACACGGGAGGCTCTCGGCCCTGGGCCTGGGCCGAGAACAACATAGAGGAACTCATGGCTAATGTCGTCGGTAAGAGACGCCGTACTttaaacatcagctgttttaGTGCCAACTGGCTATTTTTCATCAGAAGTCGGCAACCAAAAGTGAAGCCAAACAATCATCTCCAGACAGATATTTTCaaccaaaccatgatgtttttctgaccctaaacaagtcattttgtgcctaaaccagaGCAACGTCACAACAGTtccaacataaagaaacatggattttgaacttatctgtggtaGCCAGCTAACATGTATTCAGGAGGGTTGTTAATGTGAAGCTGTTGAAGCTGCTGGTTTGGGTCACTGCACTTTTCGTGGCATCCAAAGTCCACATGAAGGGTCTTTAAACAAACAGATCTTTACATTTGGACTTCTTCCATCACATCTGCTTCGATTTATTAAGAATCACAGACGTATGAAATGAGAAGTCGTCCTATTCTCATTACAGGAGCTAAAGCTGAGGAGGTGGCACTGATGAACGGCCTGACAGTTAATTTACACCTTCTGATGGTGAGAGACAAACACTTCTGTCAGCATCCAGACTAAGAAAACACAActagaagaaaaacagacagaaaatgacagtttgtgtctttattcTGCAGCTTTCCTTCTACAAACCAACAGCAGCTCGCCACAAAATCCTCCTGGAAAACAAAGCTTTTCCCTCAGACCACGTGAGTTGACCTACAGATGTTTGAGCCGACGCTAAAAACACCCAGTTTCTATAAAATCCTCCTTCTTGAGCCACAAATCCTCTTTTTACTTCTTGGTTGTCGTGCTGCTGCACTTTGACTCCAGCTCAGATAAAAAACGTGAATCTCAAAGGTCACTGGATGTTAAAAGCTGGAGGTCcgacacagaaacaacaaattAACCCGACTCCTGTCTTCTCTCCCGTCCTCAGTACGCCGTCGAGTCTCAGATCCAGCTGCGAGGATTCGACCCTCAGGAGAGCATGTTGCTGCTGAAAGCCAGACCGGTACCAGAGCAAACAGTTCACACACAgcttggttgtttttctgtgagctagcattagcatatGAGCTAATATTGTGCCCTATGAAGCCTGATATcaggaaacatgaaaaaaaaaagaaattctccTGAACTTTCACCCCTGTGACTCAttcacaggagagaaaactgttCAGACCTAGAAAATGGATAATAACATCCcaaacatttacatgtacagAACTGAAAAGGGAAAATTCCCAAACCAGAAACTGTCCGATCTGTTCAGGGAGAAGAGACTCTGAGAACGGAGGACATCCTGGAGGTGATCGAGAAGGAGGGCGACTCCATCGCCGTGGTGATGCTCAGCGGAGTTCAGTATTACACCGGCCAGCTGTTCAACATGGCCGCCATCACTGAGGCCGGCCAGAGGAAGGTAAGACAAGAAAATACATCACATCACTTCTTcatcaacagagaaaaacaagatcacagcagcttctctgacATCAAGAATATCAGCTTACAGACACATGATGCCACAAGATGTTTCTTTTGGTTTACAGTCTTatctttgtaaaaaaataattaactttACTGTAAAGATGTAATGTTTTCCTTTTGGTCTGACAGGGTTGTTACGTGGGGTTCGACTGCGCTCACGCTGCAGGAAACGCCGAGCTGAAGCTGCACGACTGGGGGGTCGACTTCGCCTGCTGGTGCTCCTACAAGGTGAGCTGACAGGAAGAGTCCTCCACCTGTCATTCATGTGAGAGTTCAGGTGAACTGATCAGGTGCGACTGTCTGCTCTCAGTATCTGAACTCAGGGGCTGGAGGTCTCGGCGCTGCATTTATCCacgagaaacacaaagacaccaTCAAACCTGCGTGAGAGCTTCTTTCttataaatgtttaaagcttcaggtttgtttttccatcatgttAACATCCTGTGTGTTCTTCAGGCTGCTGGGATGGTGGGGACACAACCTGGACACTCGCTTCCAGATGAGTAACGGTGAGCAGAAAtcagtttaaagctgctgtttgctgccatcttgtggtcTCACAGGATATTACATCTGCCACACAGAACCTGAAGTCTCAGAcggtttgtgttgctgttgtttgtgtttatctgttgtaTCCTCAGTGTTGGACCTGCAGCCCGGAGTGAGCGGCTTCAGACTGTCCAACCAGCCCATCCTGCTGGtctgccccctgcaggccaGTCTGGAGGTACTGCAGACGTAATGGTTTAATGAACTTCCCCAACACGAGAGATATTCTTTAatatagttatttatttattgaaaaaataggaattttacacattaaatcaGAACCCTCATCAGGCATGATCATCATCTAAAAGacacataacaaaaaaatagCAAGTTGGATCTCATTCTTCCAGGTGTTCAACATGACCAGTATGCAGGCGCTGCGCAGGAAGTCCGTCCTGCTGACGGGTTACCTGGAGTTCCTGATCCAACAGTATTACACCAAAGACCCGGCCAAGCCTCACAAACCTCACGTCAGCATCATCACGCCCTCCGACCCTCAGCAGAGAGGCTGCCAGCTCTCACTCTGCTTCTCCATCCACATCCAGAAGGTCTTccaggagctggagaagagagGCGTCGCTGTGAGTAAAGAAATCCTCATTATTGTTTCTCTGTTCATGATCTCTCACATTAactctgtgacttcctgttgttcAGTGTGACATGAGGGAGCCCAGCGTGCTGCGTATCGCTCCGGTGCCGCTCTACAACTCCTTCAGCGACGTCCACCGCTTTGTGGAAACGCTGGGAGCAGCGCTCGCCGCCAGCAGCCGATGAGTGACAGCTGTGAACTCAGACCAGTCCACAACCAGAGTGTTTGAATGTGACCTGGACACATTTTACTTAATCTGATCTTGTACTTGAAAAAACAACCATCACCTCTGTTCCCTCACCTGCTGCCCACCTAACACACCaagacacagagtaagaccaAGTTTTCTGACCATCTGctagagaacacagctcaccactctccaAATGGAATAAAACAGGACACACTCAGAACGTACAGAAagtaataaaatgaaacatctgaacAAGAACAGTCTCATGAGTATTTGACATTACAGCACTTCCTAGACTATGAAGCTAACTTGGCTCGTAGACAGTAGTAGAATGTGATGTCCAAATTTATGAAGCAGTGACTGAATGTATGCTTAGGGTGAAAAATACTCAAAAATACTTGGTCAGATTGAAGTCTCCCACTTCCTTCTACCAGCTCTCCATGTCTGAGGAAAGACACTGCACTCCACACTGCAAGAAATATCAGAAGAAAAGCTGCTggaagcaggaaggaaggaaacagaTCAAATATCTTCACTAAagtaaaagataaagatatCGTGTTACttaatattactttggtaaagtCAAGTGTCATGCCCAGTGCTTCGAAGACTGTTATTGTTCagatgtgtttggttttgtggttttttgtACAGACAACACGAACAGAAAGTTATAAAACCAAACACATCTGAACAATAACAGCCTCATGAGAACTTGACATTATGCTGAGTCATTGTGTAAACTATTTATATATGAAACGAAATTATACTAACATTTGTACAATacaatcattaaaataaaaaataaaaaaagttaagCCTATCACGTGACGTCACACTGGCTTGTTTTGCTGTCCGCCATTACGCCACAAGTGGGACGTCAAGAAGGTGAGAATGGTTACTTTCATATACTTGTACATATACTCACATACTTTGCATATTTATAGTTTGTGGCAAGACGGGAAACTACTTTAATAACTGCTGAGTGTTCACATGCTGACTACAGCTAGCTAAACTACAGCTAGCTAAACTACAGCTAGCTAAACTACAGCGAGCTAAACCACAGTTAGCTAAACCTCGTCACCTGTGTTAATCAAGTCAAGGTGAAACTCCGTGGACACGtttcataaaatataatatgtacATGAAAAGGTTGAGCAAGCCAAGATTTCAGCCACATACACCAATAACATTTGCTTTTATatgtatcattttgttttttaaagatcagCATTAGGTATTTAGGTATTAGCACTGTTAGCACatacccccctcccctccctggCACTTGGTACAATCTGGGTTCCCCTGACTAGAAATCAGATTCAAGTCTCCCACTTCCTGTTGGATCGACGGCGATTTTGCGTAGGAGGTAATCCTGGACCACATGcttcaaacattttatacatttgaatGTCGTACTGCTTCATAATCGTTTGGAAAAACCTTATTGCTGATGACACAATGATGGCACTCGGAGTGAAATCAAGCTTCACTGATTGTTTTAAATCTAATGTTCAAATGTGCTTAGAAATAATTATTCTTATTTCACTGACATATTGAACCATTTCACTTATTTCTCTGTAAAGCCGTTTCTACCACGTAGAAGACATATTCAGTACAGGATGGTTCTCACCTCATCACAGCTACTactgtctgttttcactgttgaaGAATCACAGCTGTTCCTCTTCAACAATGATTCCTAATGGAAGCAATAAATTTAATATTGTAGGGGTGTAACTGTAGAGAGGAAACACTCATTAGACGACACTCAGGCTCTTAATGTCTTAGATTTTCAAACTGTTATCAGTAGATTTAAAATcactctgctgccccctgctggtgaaTAATATTTActctgtgctgttttctcttcatctttatctGTTGATTGTGAAACACTTTACAGAAATAACCGGCTTACTTGCCCTAAAGTCCACTTCTTGTTCTTCTCCTGGACTCAGATTCCCATCATGCAGTTCTTCGCTGTAACGCCGCCCCAGCCAGAGGCATGTGGAGACCAAGACCACGACCACATTGAAAGGGTATTTATTGATTGAGTTGCTCTTATTTCAATTCATTTGGAAAAACAAGACTGAGTATgtaaagaggaaaacactgttCAGTCCATCACAGAAACTGTGCTTGTGTCCTCAGATTCCCACATTGGAGTTGTTCTGTTAGTCCCTTTCCTTCTAGAAAGAAAGTTTGAGTATCTGAAATCTTTTTTCTATCCAGAGTGATGAATGAACAGAGAGGACCTGGAGGAGCTCCCACTAAAGCTGAGAAATGGACACCTGGACCACACTATGAGTTTTGAATGTAGATTGCTAACTAACTTTGCATGTCATGACTTTTGGAACCTCAAGgcttttaacatttattcttcATTGTGTATCAGATGATTTACAAACTAAACTACTTGCTCTTGTCAGATTCATCATGTCTCCTGCTTATCAATAAAGATTTGCTTTCAGGCTCTCGcgaaaagagtagtctctttctaggagtggtcgtctacctctcctctcttat
This genomic interval from Acanthopagrus latus isolate v.2019 chromosome 24, fAcaLat1.1, whole genome shotgun sequence contains the following:
- the kynu gene encoding kynureninase — encoded protein: MDPFDGSTVTETLRRVSAELGCSPTSADVAAYLDKHDKLRHLRDEFLVPRIADLPPSDPLLVDGTKECIYLVGNSLGLQPKKARKYLEEELEKWAKTGVHGHTGGSRPWAWAENNIEELMANVVGAKAEEVALMNGLTVNLHLLMLSFYKPTAARHKILLENKAFPSDHYAVESQIQLRGFDPQESMLLLKARPGEETLRTEDILEVIEKEGDSIAVVMLSGVQYYTGQLFNMAAITEAGQRKGCYVGFDCAHAAGNAELKLHDWGVDFACWCSYKYLNSGAGGLGAAFIHEKHKDTIKPALLGWWGHNLDTRFQMSNVLDLQPGVSGFRLSNQPILLVCPLQASLEVFNMTSMQALRRKSVLLTGYLEFLIQQYYTKDPAKPHKPHVSIITPSDPQQRGCQLSLCFSIHIQKVFQELEKRGVACDMREPSVLRIAPVPLYNSFSDVHRFVETLGAALAASSR